The following are encoded in a window of Clarias gariepinus isolate MV-2021 ecotype Netherlands chromosome 8, CGAR_prim_01v2, whole genome shotgun sequence genomic DNA:
- the mxd4 gene encoding max dimerization protein 4 — MELNSLLILLEAAEYLERRDREAEHGYASVLPYSSDFNRKKKAQLLSRRPSSSGNSRSSHNELEKHRRAKLRLYLEQLKQLVPLGPDSTRHTTLSLLKRARMHIKKLEEQDKKAVNVKEQLQREHRYLKRRLEQLSLQRTRTDSMGSTISTDSEQEVDIEGMEFTPGDGDSDGVSDPEDHYSPCSF, encoded by the exons ATGGAACTGAATTCTCTTTTAATTCTGCTCGAGGCTGCAGAGTATCTGGAGAGAAGAGACAGAG aGGCTGAACATGGTTATGCCTCAGTGTTACCATACAGCTCCGActtcaacaggaagaaaaaggCACAGTTGCTCTCACGCAGACCAAGTAGCAGTGGCAACAGCAG atcaTCGCACAATGAGCTGGAAAAACACAG aCGTGCTAAATTGCGTCTCTATCTGGAGCAGCTAAAGCAGCTTGTGCCTTTAGGACCTGACAGTACGCGACACACAACACTGAGTCTGCTCAAACGGGCCAGGATGCACatcaag AAGTTGGAGGAACAGGACAAGAAAGCAGTGAATGTAAAGGAGCAGCTGCAGAGGGAGCATCGCTACCTAAAACGTCGCCTCGAGCAACTCTCATTGCAGCGAACTCGCACTGACAGCATGGGCTCCACTATCTCTACTGACTCAgagcagg AGGTGGACATTGAAGGAATGGAGTTTACCCCCGGCGATGGAGATAGCGACGGAGTCAGCGACCCTGAGGATCACTACAGCCCATGCAGCTTTTAA